One genomic window of Pseudomonas aeruginosa includes the following:
- a CDS encoding phage tail sheath family protein: MSFFHGVTVTNVDIGARTIALPASSVIGLCDVFTPGAQASAKPNVPVLLTSKKDAAAAFGIGSSIYLACEAIYNRAQAVIVAVGVEAAETPEAQASAVIGGISAAGERTGLQALLDGKSRFNAQPRLLVAPGHSAQQAVATAMDGLAEKLRAIAILDGPNSTDEAAVAYAKNFGSKRLFMVDPGVQVWDSATNAARNAPASAYAAGLFAWTDAEYGFWSSPSNKEIKGVTGTSRPVEFLDGDETCRANLLNNANIATIIRDDGYRLWGNRTLSSDSKWAFVTRVRTMDLVMDAILAGHKWAVDRGITKTYVKDVTEGLRAFMRDLKNQGAVINFEVYADPDLNSASQLAQGKVYWNIRFTDVPPAENPNFRVEVTDQWLTEVLDVA; the protein is encoded by the coding sequence ATGAGTTTCTTCCACGGCGTTACGGTAACCAACGTCGATATCGGTGCGCGCACCATCGCGCTGCCGGCCAGCTCCGTCATCGGCCTCTGCGATGTGTTCACGCCGGGGGCGCAGGCAAGCGCCAAGCCCAACGTTCCGGTGCTGCTCACCAGCAAGAAGGACGCCGCCGCGGCGTTCGGCATCGGCTCGTCTATCTACCTGGCCTGCGAGGCCATCTATAACCGTGCCCAGGCCGTGATCGTGGCGGTGGGCGTGGAAGCCGCGGAGACTCCCGAGGCCCAGGCCAGCGCCGTCATAGGTGGTATCAGTGCCGCCGGCGAGCGCACCGGGCTGCAGGCTTTGCTCGACGGCAAGAGCCGCTTCAATGCCCAGCCACGTCTACTAGTTGCGCCGGGTCATTCGGCCCAGCAAGCGGTGGCCACCGCCATGGACGGGCTGGCCGAGAAACTGCGGGCCATCGCCATTCTCGATGGTCCCAATAGCACCGACGAGGCGGCCGTCGCCTACGCCAAGAACTTCGGCAGCAAGCGCCTGTTCATGGTCGACCCGGGCGTTCAGGTTTGGGACAGCGCCACCAATGCCGCGCGCAACGCCCCGGCTTCGGCCTACGCCGCCGGCCTGTTCGCCTGGACCGACGCCGAGTACGGCTTCTGGTCCTCGCCGTCGAACAAGGAGATCAAGGGCGTCACCGGCACCAGCCGTCCGGTGGAGTTCCTCGACGGCGATGAGACCTGTCGCGCCAACCTGCTCAACAACGCCAATATCGCGACGATCATTCGCGACGATGGCTATCGCCTGTGGGGCAACCGCACCTTGTCCAGCGACAGCAAGTGGGCTTTCGTCACCCGTGTTCGGACCATGGACCTGGTAATGGATGCGATCCTCGCCGGGCACAAGTGGGCGGTGGACCGCGGTATCACCAAGACCTACGTGAAGGATGTCACCGAGGGCCTGCGCGCCTTCATGCGCGATCTGAAGAACCAGGGAGCGGTGATCAACTTCGAGGTCTATGCCGACCCGGACCTGAACAGCGCCAGCCAGCTGGCCCAGGGCAAGGTGTACTGGAACATCCGCTTCACCGATGTGCCGCCTGCCGAGAACCCCAATTTCCGTGTCGAGGTGACCGATCAGTGGCTCACCGAAGTTCTGGATGTCGCCTAA
- a CDS encoding phage major tail tube protein yields MIPQTLTNTNLFIDGVSFAGDVPSLTLPKLAVKTEQYRAGGMDAPVSIDMGLEAMEAKFSTNGARREALNFFGLADQSAFNGVFRGSFKGQKGASVPVVATLRGLLKEVDPGDWKAGEKAEFKYAVAVSYYKLEVDGREVYEIDPVNGVRAINGVDQLAGMRNDLGL; encoded by the coding sequence ATGATTCCGCAAACCCTGACCAATACCAATCTGTTCATCGACGGCGTGAGCTTCGCCGGTGACGTGCCATCCCTGACCCTGCCCAAGCTGGCTGTGAAGACCGAGCAATACCGTGCCGGCGGCATGGATGCGCCGGTATCCATCGACATGGGCCTGGAGGCGATGGAAGCCAAGTTCTCCACCAACGGTGCCCGCCGAGAAGCGCTGAATTTCTTCGGCCTGGCCGACCAGAGCGCTTTCAATGGCGTGTTCCGTGGCTCCTTCAAGGGCCAGAAGGGCGCCAGCGTGCCAGTGGTGGCTACCCTGCGCGGCCTGCTCAAGGAGGTCGACCCGGGCGACTGGAAAGCCGGCGAGAAAGCCGAGTTCAAGTACGCCGTTGCGGTCAGCTACTACAAGCTGGAAGTCGATGGCCGCGAGGTCTACGAGATCGATCCGGTCAACGGTGTCCGCGCGATCAACGGTGTCGACCAGTTGGCCGGCATGCGCAACGACCTCGGCCTGTAA
- a CDS encoding phage tail assembly protein has protein sequence MTQENRLPGWLTLDADAALVRLSRPAQCNGVSVDTLTLRAPTVRDIRLAGKVAGDDAEERELQLFASLAQVSRQDLEGLKLSDYQRLQGAYFRLVQDDTDDTFAYASTGEAPGH, from the coding sequence ATGACCCAAGAGAATCGACTGCCGGGCTGGCTGACGCTGGATGCCGACGCCGCCCTCGTTCGTCTCTCGCGTCCGGCACAGTGCAACGGGGTCAGCGTCGACACGCTGACCCTGCGTGCACCCACCGTGCGTGATATCCGCCTGGCCGGCAAGGTGGCCGGCGACGATGCCGAGGAGCGCGAACTGCAACTGTTCGCCTCGCTGGCGCAGGTCAGCCGCCAGGACCTGGAGGGGCTGAAGCTGAGCGACTACCAGCGGCTGCAAGGCGCCTACTTTCGCCTGGTGCAAGACGACACGGACGACACCTTCGCGTATGCGTCAACTGGCGAGGCGCCTGGCCATTGA
- a CDS encoding phage tail length determinator protein — MSKDMDLVVSIGGIADPSLGKAFETVKARLDSLQERARQASSLRDVLGDAIRLERELADMRKVGDRGVAEHARQLGERQEQLKRLGIEARAAGDAYARLGEMQRGLDMQVRGLQRLEQASQAMPLASAFSGLVVEASKTAAGYQARLRDLAIRNGLDAGREPALASLIQDSASQSGLGRTATLDMLEHLNATGMGFAAAQMNLGLAGRFGFGQGIASAEAAGLVRALQLAQGSDSPEQLSASLDRLVVLGKGRVGSEALARRLPALLSALGNAGEATAGDVGALGALLEIQAKNTTPDKADVRMKAWLEFVGSGSLKRAYGQDYDRDLEALRKDGASLLEANLELAARYRDKGGKLSAGVASPALEAYRASRGEFQGLLESQQSSVGSSERDAQRRKGMSQELWKASSDSWERAQTALGSALNPYLDNLAKGSKALGESTAELLEAYPRTTAGLTAAAGAVLSGYLAYKGGRGAIDVLRGGRLGRRGTAAVGDLIERGAGRVSGGSEIQRVFVTNWPVPGGDSTLESARRPAQRKRGQTPRRKRGKGGGLKARSLPSLGFSAGGGLGAMAGKLPRLSRLPIRNAPLQVASSLIDVAEVYSSDLSESEKTIAYGEAGGSLAGSLAGAALGASIGSVVPVVGTLIGGLVGGAIGAWGGSELGGRLGRSLAGDPPAASDNKPAVPVPQAEPVAAVPNWTFAPQINLTVQGNVHEPQRLADELLPYLQRMLVDFADERQRRSLYDPAMV, encoded by the coding sequence ATGAGTAAAGACATGGACCTGGTGGTCTCCATCGGCGGCATCGCCGACCCCTCCTTGGGCAAGGCATTCGAGACCGTCAAGGCACGGCTCGACAGTCTCCAGGAACGTGCCCGCCAGGCTTCCAGCCTGAGGGATGTGCTGGGAGACGCCATACGCCTGGAGCGAGAGCTCGCCGATATGCGCAAGGTCGGGGATCGCGGCGTTGCTGAGCATGCCCGGCAGCTTGGCGAACGCCAGGAGCAACTGAAGCGACTCGGCATCGAGGCCAGGGCCGCGGGCGATGCCTACGCTCGACTGGGCGAGATGCAGCGTGGCCTGGATATGCAGGTCCGCGGCCTGCAACGGCTGGAGCAGGCCAGCCAGGCAATGCCATTGGCTAGCGCATTTTCCGGACTGGTCGTGGAAGCCAGCAAGACGGCTGCCGGTTATCAAGCGCGGTTGCGCGACCTGGCGATCCGCAACGGCCTGGACGCCGGCCGGGAGCCAGCCTTGGCATCCCTGATCCAGGACAGTGCAAGCCAGAGCGGCCTGGGACGCACGGCGACGCTGGACATGCTGGAGCACTTGAACGCCACCGGCATGGGGTTCGCCGCCGCGCAAATGAATCTGGGACTGGCGGGCCGCTTCGGCTTTGGCCAAGGGATTGCTTCAGCCGAGGCTGCGGGGCTGGTTCGAGCGTTGCAACTGGCCCAGGGTTCGGACTCGCCAGAGCAATTGTCCGCCTCCCTCGACCGCCTGGTCGTCCTGGGTAAAGGCAGAGTCGGCAGTGAGGCCCTGGCGCGTCGCCTGCCTGCCTTGTTGTCAGCGCTGGGCAATGCGGGAGAGGCCACGGCCGGCGATGTCGGTGCACTGGGTGCCTTGCTGGAGATTCAGGCAAAGAACACCACGCCAGACAAAGCGGACGTGCGGATGAAGGCCTGGCTGGAGTTCGTCGGCAGCGGCAGCTTGAAACGCGCTTATGGCCAGGACTACGACCGGGACCTGGAAGCGCTGCGCAAGGACGGAGCGAGTCTGCTGGAGGCCAACCTGGAGCTGGCTGCGCGCTATCGGGATAAGGGCGGCAAGCTCAGCGCCGGCGTGGCGTCGCCGGCGCTTGAAGCCTATCGAGCGTCGCGCGGCGAGTTCCAGGGCTTGCTCGAATCCCAGCAGTCTTCCGTAGGCTCTTCGGAGCGCGATGCGCAGCGTCGCAAGGGGATGTCCCAGGAGCTGTGGAAGGCTTCCAGCGACAGTTGGGAGAGGGCGCAGACCGCTTTGGGCAGCGCCCTGAATCCATATCTGGACAACCTGGCCAAGGGGAGCAAGGCACTCGGCGAGTCGACTGCGGAGCTGCTCGAAGCCTATCCGCGGACGACGGCCGGTCTTACCGCCGCCGCAGGTGCGGTGTTATCCGGGTATCTCGCCTACAAGGGAGGGCGCGGCGCTATCGACGTGCTGCGTGGCGGTCGGCTCGGTCGGCGAGGGACCGCTGCCGTCGGCGACCTGATCGAACGGGGTGCAGGCCGGGTATCGGGTGGTAGCGAAATACAGCGCGTGTTCGTTACCAACTGGCCGGTGCCGGGAGGCGACTCTACGCTGGAGTCCGCGAGGAGGCCGGCACAACGAAAGCGCGGTCAAACACCACGCAGGAAGAGAGGCAAGGGCGGTGGGCTGAAGGCCCGCTCCCTTCCATCCCTTGGCTTCTCGGCTGGAGGAGGCTTGGGGGCGATGGCAGGAAAGCTGCCGCGCCTGTCGCGTTTGCCCATACGCAACGCGCCGCTGCAAGTGGCCTCGTCGTTGATCGATGTTGCTGAGGTCTACTCCAGCGACCTGTCGGAGAGCGAAAAGACCATCGCCTATGGCGAGGCCGGTGGCTCCCTGGCTGGCTCCCTGGCTGGCGCCGCTCTGGGAGCGAGCATCGGCTCGGTGGTGCCGGTGGTCGGTACGCTGATCGGTGGATTGGTTGGCGGCGCTATCGGCGCCTGGGGCGGTAGCGAACTGGGGGGGCGTCTGGGACGCAGTCTGGCTGGCGATCCGCCGGCGGCCTCGGACAACAAGCCGGCGGTGCCCGTACCACAGGCCGAACCCGTCGCGGCTGTGCCCAACTGGACCTTCGCGCCGCAGATAAACCTGACGGTGCAAGGCAACGTACACGAGCCGCAGCGTCTGGCCGACGAGCTGCTGCCCTACCTGCAACGCATGCTTGTCGACTTCGCCGACGAGCGGCAGCGGCGCAGCCTCTACGATCCGGCGATGGTCTAA
- a CDS encoding phage tail protein, giving the protein MAYLEQLQAGLRYLGRAGESGRKSLDKVVAPVNGAISEIRGAAAELENLPGVSPEMAARLQRAMRGIGQAQGKVNRVVSTYDRASRALLGIDERLDALKVQVNSAAQAVGKVAGDISPTLAGVLPSWLLAPSATPPSEAAAPLPHLLVLQPLTANAQPFYFNLNTAAFDALQRNSAYNWSGQVRLGRRPALQSVGMGEESILLKGAVFPLRRQVGNQEKVVGLEQLEALRRLAERREPLILSSGYGEVQMGLWCLVRISENQSALLGNGAPRKQTFDLEFKRYGDDLPNR; this is encoded by the coding sequence ATGGCATATCTGGAACAATTGCAGGCCGGCCTGAGGTACCTGGGTCGCGCCGGCGAGTCCGGACGCAAGAGTCTGGACAAGGTGGTCGCTCCGGTGAACGGCGCGATCAGCGAGATCCGCGGCGCAGCCGCGGAGCTGGAGAACCTGCCCGGCGTATCGCCGGAAATGGCTGCCCGGCTGCAGCGTGCCATGCGCGGCATCGGCCAGGCGCAGGGCAAGGTGAACCGCGTGGTCTCCACCTATGACCGGGCGAGCCGGGCGTTGCTTGGTATCGACGAACGCCTGGATGCGCTGAAGGTCCAGGTGAACAGTGCCGCGCAGGCGGTCGGCAAGGTCGCTGGCGACATCAGTCCGACGCTGGCGGGGGTGCTGCCGTCGTGGCTGCTGGCACCCTCGGCGACGCCCCCGAGCGAGGCCGCAGCGCCCTTGCCGCACCTGCTGGTACTGCAGCCGCTGACCGCCAATGCCCAACCGTTCTACTTCAACCTGAATACTGCCGCCTTCGACGCCCTGCAGCGCAACAGTGCCTACAACTGGAGCGGGCAGGTGCGCCTGGGTCGGCGGCCGGCGCTGCAGAGCGTCGGCATGGGCGAGGAGAGCATCCTGCTCAAGGGTGCGGTATTCCCGCTGCGTCGACAGGTAGGTAACCAGGAAAAGGTCGTCGGTCTGGAGCAGCTCGAAGCGCTGCGCCGGTTGGCGGAGCGGCGTGAGCCGCTGATCCTGAGCAGCGGCTACGGCGAGGTGCAGATGGGCCTCTGGTGTCTGGTGCGGATCAGCGAGAACCAGAGCGCCCTACTGGGCAACGGCGCTCCCCGCAAACAAACCTTCGACCTGGAGTTCAAGCGCTATGGCGACGACCTGCCGAACCGCTGA
- a CDS encoding tail protein X: protein MATTCRTADGDMLDSLCYHVYGHLLGCVEATLDANPGLADEQQPFRAGLLISFPDMPVVNVEQVRLWD from the coding sequence ATGGCGACGACCTGCCGAACCGCTGACGGCGACATGCTGGACAGCCTCTGCTACCACGTCTATGGCCATCTGTTGGGCTGCGTCGAGGCGACCCTCGACGCCAATCCCGGGCTGGCCGATGAGCAGCAGCCATTCCGCGCCGGCTTGCTGATCAGTTTCCCTGACATGCCGGTGGTCAATGTCGAACAGGTGCGCCTGTGGGATTGA
- a CDS encoding phage late control D family protein, translating to MQPSFRIVADGTDVTQRLNDRLLKLTLLDKPGMESDSLTLRIDDRDGQVALPRRGAVLEVHLGYAGEPLMRMGRFTVDTLQWAGPPDCLTVTAKAGDMRGSGKTIRSGGWEGTTLAQVCRDVGARNGWRVECPLQVAIARVDQVNESDYHFVTRLARQYDCTAKLAEGMLMVLPRQSGQSATGRRIEPLVLGRADVGSFDVTFDDRSLMRTVKTRYQLPGSGEVKSVELKNPKAPATAMGEHVDRHLYTSRGEAEQAAKARLASFSRSSASVRLELPGRGDLFAERSLLLQGFKAGIDGEFLIDSVEHTYSSSGWTTVVQCNGGRGGKG from the coding sequence GTGCAACCGAGTTTCCGTATCGTTGCCGACGGCACCGACGTCACCCAGCGGCTGAATGACCGCCTGCTCAAGCTGACCCTGCTGGACAAGCCGGGCATGGAGTCCGACAGCCTGACCTTGAGGATCGACGATCGCGATGGACAGGTGGCCTTACCCAGGCGCGGTGCGGTGCTGGAGGTTCATCTCGGCTATGCCGGCGAGCCACTGATGCGCATGGGACGCTTTACCGTGGACACCTTGCAGTGGGCTGGTCCGCCGGACTGCCTGACCGTCACTGCCAAGGCCGGCGACATGCGCGGCAGTGGCAAGACGATACGCAGCGGAGGTTGGGAGGGCACTACCCTGGCTCAGGTCTGCCGCGATGTTGGCGCACGCAACGGCTGGCGCGTGGAGTGTCCGTTGCAGGTGGCGATCGCCCGGGTCGACCAGGTCAATGAGTCCGACTACCACTTCGTCACCCGTCTGGCGCGCCAGTACGACTGCACCGCCAAGCTGGCCGAGGGCATGCTCATGGTGCTGCCGCGACAGAGCGGGCAGAGCGCCACGGGGCGTCGGATCGAACCTTTGGTGTTGGGACGTGCTGACGTCGGTAGCTTCGACGTTACCTTCGACGACCGCAGCCTGATGAGAACGGTGAAGACCCGCTACCAATTGCCCGGCAGCGGCGAGGTCAAGAGCGTCGAGTTGAAGAACCCGAAGGCACCGGCTACGGCTATGGGCGAGCATGTCGACCGGCACCTCTATACCAGCCGTGGAGAGGCCGAGCAGGCGGCGAAGGCTCGCCTGGCGAGCTTCAGCCGCTCCAGCGCCAGTGTGCGCCTGGAACTGCCAGGGCGTGGCGACCTGTTCGCCGAGCGCAGCCTGCTGCTCCAAGGCTTCAAGGCGGGAATCGACGGCGAGTTCCTGATCGACTCGGTGGAGCACACCTACAGCTCCAGCGGATGGACCACTGTCGTGCAATGCAACGGCGGCCGAGGCGGCAAGGGGTGA
- a CDS encoding glycoside hydrolase family 19 protein: MKLTEQQLLRIFPNARLVAGVFVVALQRAMDEREIDTPARRAAFLAQVGHESSQLTRLVENLNYSAQGLAATWPGRYLGPDGQPNALALRLARNPQAIADNTYATRNGNGDEASGDGWRFRGRGLLQITGRANYRLVGEALGEPLEAEPWRLEQPVPAARSAAWWWAGHGLNELADRGEFAAITRRINGGLNGQAERLALWQRARAVLS; encoded by the coding sequence ATGAAACTGACCGAGCAGCAATTGCTGCGCATTTTTCCCAACGCCCGCCTCGTCGCGGGCGTTTTCGTTGTGGCGTTGCAACGGGCCATGGACGAGAGGGAGATCGACACACCGGCGCGGCGTGCCGCGTTTCTCGCCCAGGTCGGCCACGAAAGCAGCCAGTTGACCCGGCTGGTGGAGAACCTCAATTACAGCGCCCAAGGCTTGGCGGCGACCTGGCCGGGTCGCTATCTCGGCCCCGACGGGCAGCCCAACGCGTTGGCCTTGCGGCTGGCGCGCAATCCGCAGGCGATTGCCGACAACACCTACGCCACGCGCAACGGCAATGGCGACGAAGCGTCCGGCGATGGCTGGCGCTTCCGCGGGCGTGGCTTGCTACAGATCACCGGGCGTGCCAACTACCGGTTGGTCGGCGAGGCCCTCGGCGAGCCGCTGGAAGCCGAGCCCTGGCGCCTGGAGCAGCCCGTGCCGGCGGCCCGCAGCGCCGCCTGGTGGTGGGCCGGTCACGGGCTCAACGAGTTGGCCGACCGCGGCGAGTTCGCTGCCATCACCCGCCGCATCAACGGCGGCCTGAATGGCCAGGCGGAGCGCCTGGCGTTGTGGCAGCGGGCCAGGGCGGTGCTGTCATGA
- a CDS encoding aminodeoxychorismate/anthranilate synthase component II yields the protein MLLMIDNYDSFTYNLVQYFGELKAEVKVVRNDELSVEQIEALAPERIVLSPGPCTPNEAGVSLAVIERFAGKLPLLGVCLGHQSIGQAFGGEVVRARQVMHGKTSPIHHKNLGVFAGLANPLTVTRYHSLVVKRESLPECLEITAWTQHADGSLDEIMGVRHKTLNVEGVQFHPESILTEQGHELLANFLRQQGGVRGEGN from the coding sequence ATGCTGCTGATGATCGATAACTACGACTCCTTCACCTACAACCTGGTGCAGTACTTCGGCGAACTCAAGGCCGAGGTCAAGGTGGTGCGCAACGACGAACTGAGCGTGGAACAGATCGAGGCCCTGGCGCCCGAGCGCATCGTCCTTTCCCCCGGTCCCTGCACCCCCAACGAGGCCGGCGTCTCGCTGGCCGTTATCGAGCGCTTCGCCGGCAAGCTGCCGCTGCTCGGTGTCTGCCTTGGCCATCAGAGCATCGGCCAGGCCTTCGGCGGCGAAGTGGTGCGGGCGCGGCAGGTGATGCACGGCAAGACCAGCCCGATCCACCACAAGAACCTCGGCGTGTTCGCCGGCCTGGCCAATCCCCTGACGGTGACGCGCTACCACTCGCTGGTGGTGAAGCGAGAGAGCCTGCCGGAGTGCCTGGAGATCACCGCCTGGACCCAACATGCCGACGGATCGCTCGACGAGATCATGGGTGTACGCCACAAGACCCTGAATGTCGAGGGCGTGCAGTTCCATCCCGAGTCCATCCTCACCGAGCAGGGCCACGAGTTGCTGGCAAACTTCCTCCGCCAGCAGGGCGGTGTGCGTGGGGAGGGCAACTGA
- the trpD gene encoding anthranilate phosphoribosyltransferase, protein MDIKGALNRIVNQLDLTTEEMQAVMRQIMTGQCTDAQIGAFLMGMRMKSETIDEIVGAVAVMRELADGVQLPTLKHVVDVVGTGGDGANIFNVSSAASFVVAAAGGKVAKHGNRAVSGKSGSADLLEAAGIYLELTSEQVARCIDTVGVGFMFAQVHHKAMKYAAGPRRELGLRTLFNMLGPLTNPAGVRHQVVGVFTQELCKPLAEVLKRLGSEHVLVVHSRDGLDEFSLAAATHIAELKDGEVREYEVRPEDFGIKSQTLMGLEVDSPQASLELIRDALGRRKTEAGQKAAELIVMNAGPALYAADLATSLHEGIQLAHDALHTGLAREKMDELVAFTAVYREENAQ, encoded by the coding sequence ATGGATATCAAGGGAGCCCTCAATCGCATCGTCAACCAGCTCGACCTGACCACCGAGGAAATGCAGGCGGTCATGCGCCAGATCATGACCGGGCAGTGCACCGACGCGCAGATCGGCGCCTTCCTGATGGGCATGCGGATGAAGAGCGAAACCATCGACGAGATCGTCGGCGCGGTGGCGGTGATGCGCGAACTGGCCGACGGTGTGCAGTTGCCTACGCTGAAGCATGTGGTCGACGTGGTCGGCACCGGCGGCGATGGCGCGAACATCTTCAACGTATCCTCGGCGGCGTCCTTCGTGGTCGCCGCCGCTGGCGGCAAGGTCGCCAAGCACGGTAACCGCGCGGTCTCCGGCAAGAGCGGCAGCGCCGACTTGCTGGAAGCCGCCGGCATCTACCTGGAACTGACCTCCGAACAGGTGGCGCGTTGCATCGACACCGTCGGCGTCGGGTTCATGTTCGCCCAGGTCCACCACAAGGCGATGAAGTACGCCGCCGGTCCGCGCCGCGAGCTGGGCTTGCGGACTCTGTTCAACATGCTTGGCCCACTGACCAACCCGGCGGGAGTCAGGCACCAGGTGGTCGGGGTGTTCACCCAGGAACTGTGCAAGCCGCTGGCTGAAGTGCTCAAGCGTCTCGGCAGCGAGCATGTGCTGGTGGTGCATTCGCGCGACGGGCTGGACGAGTTCAGTCTGGCCGCGGCGACCCACATTGCCGAGTTGAAGGACGGCGAGGTACGCGAGTACGAAGTGCGTCCCGAGGACTTCGGGATCAAGAGCCAGACCCTGATGGGGCTGGAGGTCGACAGTCCGCAGGCCTCGCTGGAACTGATCCGCGACGCTTTGGGGCGGCGCAAGACCGAGGCTGGGCAGAAGGCCGCCGAGCTGATCGTGATGAATGCCGGCCCGGCACTGTACGCTGCCGATCTGGCGACCAGCCTGCACGAGGGCATTCAACTCGCCCACGATGCCCTGCACACCGGGCTGGCACGGGAGAAGATGGACGAACTGGTGGCCTTCACCGCCGTTTACAGAGAGGAGAACGCACAGTGA
- the trpC gene encoding indole-3-glycerol phosphate synthase TrpC, with protein sequence MSVPTVLQKILARKAEEVAERRARVNLAEVERLARSADAPRGFANALLERAKRKEPAVIAEIKKASPSKGVLREHFVPAEIARSYEAGGAACLSVLTDVDFFQGADAYLKEARAACALPVIRKDFMIDPYQIVEARAIGADCILLIVSALDDVLMAELAATAKSVGLDVLVEVHDGTELERALKTLDTPLVGINNRNLHTFEVSLETTLDLLPEIPRDRLVVTESGILNRADVELMEVSEVYAFLVGEAFMRADDPGLELKRLFFQERGGVVLGADPD encoded by the coding sequence GTGAGTGTGCCGACGGTTCTGCAGAAGATCCTCGCCCGCAAGGCCGAGGAGGTCGCCGAGCGCCGTGCGCGCGTCAACCTGGCCGAGGTCGAGCGGCTGGCGCGTAGCGCCGATGCGCCGCGCGGCTTCGCCAATGCCCTGCTGGAGCGGGCCAAGCGCAAGGAGCCGGCAGTGATCGCCGAGATCAAGAAGGCATCGCCGAGCAAGGGCGTGCTGCGCGAACACTTCGTCCCGGCGGAGATAGCCCGCAGCTACGAGGCGGGTGGCGCGGCGTGCCTGTCGGTGCTCACCGACGTGGACTTCTTCCAGGGCGCCGATGCCTATCTGAAGGAAGCGCGGGCCGCCTGTGCGCTGCCGGTGATCCGCAAGGACTTCATGATCGATCCGTACCAGATCGTCGAGGCGCGGGCGATCGGTGCCGACTGCATCCTGCTGATCGTCTCGGCGCTGGACGACGTGCTGATGGCCGAACTGGCGGCGACTGCCAAGTCGGTCGGTCTCGACGTACTGGTCGAAGTGCATGACGGCACCGAGCTGGAACGTGCGCTGAAGACCCTGGACACGCCGTTGGTGGGCATCAACAACCGCAACCTGCACACCTTCGAGGTGAGCCTGGAAACCACCCTCGACCTGTTGCCGGAAATTCCCCGCGACCGCCTGGTGGTCACCGAGAGCGGTATTCTCAACCGGGCCGACGTGGAGCTGATGGAAGTCAGCGAGGTCTACGCCTTCCTGGTTGGCGAGGCGTTCATGCGGGCCGACGATCCTGGCCTGGAGTTGAAGCGCCTGTTCTTCCAGGAGCGTGGCGGCGTGGTGCTGGGCGCCGATCCTGACTGA